The following are encoded together in the Panicum virgatum strain AP13 chromosome 6K, P.virgatum_v5, whole genome shotgun sequence genome:
- the LOC120711416 gene encoding transmembrane protein 120 homolog, translated as MGEEERKGGGGGEEEAAAAAARVAEQARELQDAAAALLTRTRAEEEALRRRAAALQGELRRLRKAAAAHADSDKVEEDLDRATCLITDSDVASLLPSKTHGAFLKMFLGPVNLRATRKEVQLKVKEEYNSYRDRTALLFLGFPVILLFLRQWLWNGCFPALPVQLYQAWLLFLYTTLALRENILRVNGSDIRPWWILHHYCAMLMALISLTWEIKGQSQPDCACKQRGVELFLCWAIMQGFVMMLQNRYQRQRLYTRIALGKAKRMDVVWGETAGVEGQLLLLCPLLFLLQGFEGYVGFLLLRTAHTGVIPEWQVVVCGILLIAMAIGNFANTVDTLMVKSRFKAKMKKSKGKRDLDTCPSPTGSSPTDSTAKA; from the exons atgggggaggaggagaggaagggagggggcggaggggaggaggaggccgccgccgccgcggcgcgcgtggcGGAGCAGGCGCGGGAGCtgcaggacgcggcggcggcgctgctgacgCGGACgcgggccgaggaggaggcgctgcgccgccgcgctgccgcgctCCAGGGGGAGCTCCGCCGGCTGcggaaggccgccgccgcccacgcggaCAGCGACAAG GTTGAGGAGGACTTGGATCGAGCGACGTGCCTCATCACCGACAGTGACGTTGCGTCGCTGCTCCCGAGCAAGACGCATG GCGCTTTTCTGAAGATGTTCTTGGGCCCAGTGAATTTGCGGGCAACAAGAAAGGAGGTGCAGCTCAAGGTGAAGGAGGAATACAATAGCTACAGG GATAGAACTGCCTTACTATTTCTTGGTTTTCCGGTGATTCTATTGTTTCTTCGACAATGGTTATGGAATGGTTGCTTTCCAGCACTCCCAGTTCAGCTATACCAG GCTTGGTTGTTATTCTTGTATACAACTTTAGCTTTACGTGAGAACATACTGCGAGTTAATGGAAGTGATATCCGCCCTTG GTGGATACTCCATCACTATTGTGCCATGCTGATGGCTCTTATAAGTCTCACATGGGAGATAAAGGGACAATCACAACCTGATTGTGCATGTAAACAG AGAGGAGTGGAACTTTTTTTGTGCTGGGCCATAATGCAAGGATTTGTCATGATGTTGCAGAATAGATATCAGCGTCAAAGATTATATACTAGGATTGCATTGGGGAAG GCTAAAAGAATGGATGTTGTATGGGGAGAGACTGCTGGTGTTGAAGGTCAATTATTGCTGTTGTGTCCTCTCCTTTTCCTCTTGCAG GGATTTGAGGGTTATGTTGGGTTTTTACTTCTTCGCACAGCTCATACTGGCGTCATCCCTGAGTGGCAG GTTGTGGTCTGTGGGATTCTGTTAATTGCGATGGCAATTGGTAACTTTGCAAACACAGTGGACACCTTGATGGTTAAGTCTAGGTTCAAAGCAAAGATGAAGAAATCAAAGGGCAAACGGGATCTGGATACATGCCCCTCACCAACAGGTTCATCACCGACAGATTCAACAGCCAAAGCATGA